A genomic stretch from Halorhodospira halophila SL1 includes:
- the miaB gene encoding tRNA (N6-isopentenyl adenosine(37)-C2)-methylthiotransferase MiaB: MSERVYVETQGCQMNDYDAERLVDVLVSQAGARRVDRPEEADLLLLNTCSVREKAQEKVFSQLGRWRRYKQDNPTVLIGVGGCVASQEGAEILRRAPFVDLVFGPQTLHRLPQMLARRRSGASAQVDVDFPEIEKFDHLPQPRAEGPTAYVSVMEGCSKYCSFCVVPYTRGDEISRPVADVLAEVRSLAEQGVREVNLLGQNVNAYAGALDDGERADLGLLIEAVARIPGIDRIRFTTSHPAEFHSGLIDAYRDVPELADFLHLPVQSGSDLILKLMKRGHDIAAYEALIDQIRAVRPGLVLATDLIVGFPGETEAEFEETLAMVDRVGFDGGAFSFVYSPRPGTPAAELHDGVPEADKRAWLQRLQARLHEQQSAAARALLGTRQSVLIDGPSRRDPRELSGRTSGNRVVNFPGDPSWIGRFAEVEITDARTHSLRGRVVSVEGQAMHAAVGAGG, translated from the coding sequence GTGAGCGAGCGCGTCTACGTAGAGACCCAAGGCTGCCAGATGAACGATTACGACGCCGAGCGGCTCGTCGACGTCCTGGTCAGCCAGGCCGGCGCGCGCCGGGTCGATCGCCCCGAGGAGGCCGACCTGCTGCTGCTCAACACCTGCTCGGTGCGGGAGAAGGCGCAGGAGAAGGTCTTCTCGCAGCTCGGTCGCTGGCGGCGCTACAAGCAGGACAACCCCACCGTGCTGATCGGCGTTGGTGGCTGCGTGGCCAGCCAGGAGGGGGCCGAGATCCTGCGCCGCGCCCCCTTCGTCGACCTGGTGTTCGGGCCGCAGACCCTGCATCGCCTGCCGCAGATGCTGGCGCGCCGGCGCTCCGGGGCCAGCGCCCAGGTCGACGTCGACTTCCCCGAGATCGAGAAGTTCGACCACCTGCCGCAGCCGCGGGCCGAGGGGCCCACCGCCTACGTCTCGGTGATGGAGGGCTGCAGCAAGTACTGCTCCTTCTGCGTGGTGCCGTACACCCGCGGCGACGAGATCAGCCGGCCGGTGGCCGACGTCCTCGCCGAGGTGCGTAGCCTGGCCGAGCAGGGGGTGCGCGAGGTCAACCTGCTGGGGCAGAACGTCAACGCCTACGCCGGCGCCCTCGACGACGGCGAGCGCGCCGACCTGGGGCTGCTCATCGAGGCCGTGGCGCGCATCCCGGGGATCGACCGCATCCGCTTCACTACCTCGCACCCGGCGGAGTTCCACAGTGGGCTCATCGACGCCTACCGCGATGTGCCCGAGCTGGCCGACTTCCTGCACCTGCCGGTGCAGAGCGGCTCGGATCTGATCCTCAAGCTGATGAAACGCGGCCACGACATCGCCGCCTACGAGGCGCTGATCGATCAGATTCGCGCCGTTCGCCCCGGGCTGGTGTTGGCGACGGACCTGATCGTCGGCTTCCCCGGCGAGACCGAGGCCGAGTTCGAGGAGACCCTGGCCATGGTTGACCGCGTCGGCTTCGATGGCGGCGCCTTCAGCTTCGTCTATAGCCCGCGGCCGGGGACACCGGCGGCGGAGCTGCACGACGGCGTCCCCGAGGCCGACAAGCGCGCCTGGCTGCAGCGGCTGCAGGCGCGGCTGCACGAGCAGCAGAGTGCCGCCGCCCGGGCGCTGCTCGGCACCAGGCAGTCGGTGCTGATCGATGGCCCGTCGCGGCGCGACCCGCGCGAGCTGAGCGGGCGCACCTCGGGCAACCGGGTGGTGAACTTCCCCGGCGATCCGTCCTGGATCGGCCGCTTTGCCGAAGTCGAGATCACCGACGCGCGCACCCACTCGCTCCGGGGCCGCGTCGTCTCCGTGGAGGGCCAAGCCATGCACGCAGCAGTCGGCGCAGGCGGGTAA
- the ribH gene encoding 6,7-dimethyl-8-ribityllumazine synthase, translating into MQVTEGQLVALQDARFALVAARFNDLIVDRLIDGAADTLRRHGVPEEHLELIRVPGSFELPLAVQRVADAGRADAVIALGAVIRGGTDHHQYVAAECTKGVAQAMMGSGVPVSYGVLTVETVEQAIERAGTKAGNKGAEAALSALEMVDLMRQLEA; encoded by the coding sequence ATGCAAGTAACCGAAGGACAACTCGTCGCGCTGCAGGATGCGCGATTCGCCCTTGTGGCGGCGCGCTTCAACGATCTCATCGTCGACCGGCTGATCGACGGCGCCGCCGATACCCTGCGGCGCCACGGGGTGCCGGAGGAACACCTGGAGCTGATCCGCGTGCCCGGTTCCTTTGAGCTGCCGCTGGCGGTCCAGCGCGTGGCCGACGCCGGCCGGGCCGACGCCGTGATCGCCCTCGGCGCGGTGATCCGCGGTGGTACCGACCACCACCAGTACGTGGCCGCCGAGTGCACCAAGGGCGTCGCCCAGGCGATGATGGGCTCCGGCGTGCCGGTCTCCTACGGCGTGCTCACCGTCGAGACTGTCGAGCAGGCCATCGAGCGTGCCGGGACCAAGGCCGGCAACAAGGGCGCCGAGGCGGCGCTCTCGGCCCTGGAGATGGTCGATCTGATGCGGCAGCTCGAGGCGTAA
- a CDS encoding PhoH family protein — protein MSDRPYAIDLELTPADNERLARLCGQFDENLRQLERRLAVEIQNQGHRFRVIGADDSVRVTRQVLEELYEAAASQHLEPEDVHLYLQQARLQELHDEVAEPDSDSDPGEGADDTAPVPTQWRRDARDEEAAVIRTRKTVVRGRGPGQRAYVQRIRDNDLSFGIGPAGTGKTFLAVACAVEALEAEEVRRVVLVRPAVEAGERLGFLPGDMAQKVDPYLRPLYDALFEMLGFERVSRLIERNVIEVAPLAFMRGRTLNHAFVILDEAQNATVEQMKMFLTRIGFGSTAVVTGDVTQIDLPPDKPSGLRDAVEVLHEVDGVSFTFFAATDVVRHPLVQRIVEAYDSRSRQIGGQGTGKGRK, from the coding sequence GTGAGCGACCGGCCGTACGCCATCGATCTCGAACTGACCCCAGCCGACAACGAGCGACTGGCGCGCTTGTGCGGGCAGTTCGACGAGAACCTCCGTCAACTCGAGCGGCGCCTGGCGGTGGAGATCCAGAACCAGGGCCACCGCTTCCGCGTCATCGGCGCGGACGACTCGGTCCGCGTCACCCGCCAGGTCCTCGAGGAGCTCTACGAGGCAGCTGCCTCGCAGCATCTGGAGCCGGAGGATGTCCACCTTTATCTTCAGCAGGCGCGGCTGCAGGAGCTCCACGACGAGGTGGCGGAGCCGGACTCGGACTCGGACCCGGGGGAGGGCGCCGACGACACCGCCCCGGTCCCGACGCAGTGGCGCCGCGACGCGCGGGATGAAGAGGCGGCGGTGATCCGCACCCGCAAGACCGTCGTGCGCGGCCGCGGACCGGGGCAGCGGGCCTACGTCCAGCGCATCCGCGACAACGACCTGAGCTTCGGCATCGGGCCGGCCGGTACCGGCAAGACCTTCCTGGCCGTGGCCTGCGCCGTCGAGGCGCTCGAGGCCGAGGAGGTGCGCCGGGTGGTGCTGGTCCGCCCGGCGGTGGAGGCCGGCGAGCGCCTCGGTTTCCTGCCCGGCGACATGGCGCAGAAGGTCGACCCGTACCTGCGGCCGCTCTACGATGCCCTGTTCGAGATGCTCGGCTTCGAGCGGGTCAGCCGCCTGATCGAGCGCAACGTCATCGAGGTGGCGCCCCTGGCGTTCATGCGTGGCCGCACCCTGAACCACGCCTTCGTCATCCTCGACGAGGCGCAGAACGCCACGGTCGAGCAGATGAAGATGTTCCTCACACGCATCGGCTTTGGCTCCACGGCGGTGGTCACCGGCGACGTTACCCAGATCGACCTGCCGCCGGATAAGCCCTCCGGGCTGCGCGACGCGGTGGAGGTGCTCCACGAGGTGGACGGGGTCAGCTTCACCTTCTTCGCCGCCACGGACGTAGTGCGTCATCCGCTGGTCCAGCGCATCGTCGAGGCGTACGATTCGCGGAGCCGCCAGATCGGCGGCCAGGGCACGGGCAAGGGGCGCAAGTGA
- the nrdR gene encoding transcriptional regulator NrdR: MRCPYCQNADTRVVDSRLIGEGEQVRRRRQCPSCGERFTTHEAPELVYPRVVKSDGRREAFDEDKLRLGFRRALEKRPVATEAVEAAVRRVCKRVSGAGEREVAANVIGEYVMEELRELDVVAYVRFASVYRRFEDVGAFREVIEGLEQHRRDDD; encoded by the coding sequence ATGCGCTGCCCGTACTGCCAGAACGCTGACACCCGCGTGGTCGACTCGCGCCTGATCGGCGAGGGCGAGCAAGTGCGGCGGCGGCGGCAGTGCCCGTCCTGTGGCGAGCGCTTCACCACCCACGAGGCCCCCGAGCTGGTCTACCCGCGGGTGGTGAAGTCCGACGGGCGGCGCGAGGCGTTCGACGAGGACAAACTGCGTCTCGGTTTCCGGCGGGCGCTGGAGAAACGCCCGGTGGCCACCGAGGCTGTCGAGGCGGCGGTGCGGCGTGTCTGTAAGCGCGTCTCCGGCGCCGGCGAGCGCGAAGTGGCCGCCAACGTCATCGGCGAGTACGTCATGGAAGAGCTGCGCGAGCTCGACGTGGTCGCCTATGTCCGTTTCGCCTCGGTCTACCGGCGCTTCGAGGATGTCGGCGCCTTCCGCGAGGTCATTGAGGGCCTGGAGCAGCACCGGCGTGACGACGACTGA
- the ribD gene encoding bifunctional diaminohydroxyphosphoribosylaminopyrimidine deaminase/5-amino-6-(5-phosphoribosylamino)uracil reductase RibD: MTTTDRHPDDPRWMARAIRRAAAVCPPPHPNPRVGCVLVRDGSVLAEAAHEQAGGPHAEAAALQAAGGAAHGATAYVTLEPCAHYGRTPPCARALIDAGVSRVVVGHRDPNPRVAGGGIAQLEAAGVAVTEGVLAADAEALNRGFLRRMAGGRPWVRVKLAASLDGRTAMASGESHWITSAAARRDVHRGRAEAAAVLTGVGTVRADDPRLDARDVEPAVPAERQPQRVVLDPRLTTPPHAALFQAPGPVLIGHAEYVNEARARALRSCGAELLPLPLQEGGLDLAAVLDALAAREINEVWVEAGPTLAGSWVRGGWADELIVYTAPHLMGDAARPLLALPGIETMAQRQPLAFSDVRRVGEEIRITARLV, from the coding sequence GTGACGACGACTGACCGGCACCCGGACGATCCCCGCTGGATGGCCCGCGCCATTCGGCGGGCGGCCGCGGTATGCCCGCCGCCGCACCCCAATCCGCGGGTCGGCTGCGTGCTGGTCCGCGACGGCAGCGTGCTGGCCGAGGCCGCCCACGAACAGGCTGGCGGGCCGCACGCCGAGGCAGCGGCCCTGCAGGCCGCCGGCGGCGCGGCCCATGGGGCCACCGCCTACGTGACCCTGGAGCCGTGCGCCCACTACGGGCGCACGCCCCCTTGCGCCCGCGCCCTGATCGACGCCGGCGTCAGCCGGGTCGTGGTCGGGCACCGCGACCCCAACCCCCGGGTGGCCGGGGGCGGTATCGCGCAGCTCGAGGCCGCCGGGGTGGCGGTCACCGAGGGCGTGCTGGCCGCCGATGCCGAGGCCCTCAACCGCGGCTTCCTGCGCCGGATGGCCGGCGGGCGGCCGTGGGTGCGGGTCAAGCTGGCGGCGAGCCTGGACGGGCGGACCGCCATGGCCTCCGGCGAGAGCCATTGGATCACCTCGGCGGCGGCGCGCCGCGACGTCCACCGGGGGCGCGCAGAGGCCGCAGCGGTGCTCACCGGGGTGGGGACCGTGCGCGCCGACGACCCGCGCCTCGACGCCCGCGACGTCGAGCCGGCGGTGCCGGCCGAGCGTCAGCCCCAGCGCGTGGTCCTCGACCCGCGCCTGACCACGCCGCCACACGCGGCCCTGTTCCAGGCCCCGGGGCCGGTGCTCATCGGCCACGCCGAGTACGTCAACGAGGCCCGGGCCCGGGCGCTGCGCAGCTGCGGGGCCGAGCTGTTGCCGCTCCCGCTGCAGGAGGGCGGCCTCGACCTGGCTGCCGTGCTCGACGCCCTGGCGGCGCGCGAGATCAACGAGGTCTGGGTGGAGGCCGGCCCCACGCTGGCTGGCTCCTGGGTGCGGGGCGGGTGGGCCGACGAGCTGATCGTCTACACCGCACCCCACCTGATGGGCGACGCCGCCCGGCCGTTGCTGGCCCTGCCCGGCATCGAGACCATGGCGCAGCGCCAACCGCTGGCGTTCAGCGATGTCCGGCGGGTGGGTGAGGAAATCCGCATCACCGCGAGGTTGGTTTAA
- a CDS encoding riboflavin synthase yields MFTGIVETCGRVAAIEHSGEGRILRIDAPRLGLAECRIGDSIAVDGACLTATGIEDGQFRADVSDETLRCTTLGGLRSGVRVNLERAVTPSTPLGGHLVTGHVDGVGEVVERAPAGGSERWRFRVPEGLARYVAVKGSIAVAGVSLTINAVAGREFEVNLIPHTLDATNLGERRAGDPVNIEVDLVARYVERLLSAGADSGDGGGLTLEQLRQAGFGNG; encoded by the coding sequence ATGTTCACCGGGATCGTGGAGACCTGCGGCCGCGTGGCCGCCATCGAGCACAGCGGCGAGGGGCGGATCCTGCGCATCGATGCTCCCCGGCTGGGCCTGGCGGAGTGCCGGATCGGCGACAGCATCGCCGTCGACGGCGCCTGCCTGACCGCCACCGGGATCGAGGATGGGCAGTTCCGTGCCGACGTCTCCGATGAGACCCTGCGCTGCACCACCCTGGGCGGGTTGCGCAGCGGGGTGCGGGTCAACCTGGAGCGGGCGGTCACCCCGTCGACGCCGCTGGGCGGGCACCTGGTGACCGGACATGTCGACGGCGTCGGCGAGGTGGTCGAGCGGGCCCCCGCCGGGGGGTCCGAGCGCTGGCGCTTCCGGGTCCCGGAGGGGCTGGCCCGCTATGTGGCGGTCAAGGGCTCCATCGCCGTGGCCGGGGTCAGCCTGACCATTAACGCCGTCGCTGGACGGGAGTTCGAGGTCAACCTGATCCCGCACACCCTCGACGCCACCAACCTGGGGGAACGCCGCGCCGGCGATCCGGTCAACATCGAGGTGGACCTGGTGGCCCGTTACGTCGAGCGGCTGCTCAGCGCCGGTGCCGACAGTGGCGACGGCGGGGGGCTGACCCTGGAGCAGCTACGACAGGCCGGATTCGGCAATGGATGA
- the thiL gene encoding thiamine-phosphate kinase, which produces MIGGGEAALIQRYFHGLTAQRDGVELGVGDDAALLQTETGLLAACCDTLVEDIHFPGDIPPEALGHRVLAVNLSDLAAVGARPAWTLLSLTLPEKDPQWLERFSAGFKALADRYGVALVGGDTTQGPLSVSVTALGQVAGDHGLRRGGARPGDGVWVTGTLGDAALGLELWQEREEATALAGDPAYLAGRLFRPEPRVAAGTALLGRASAAIDVSDGLAADLSRVLDESGVGATLELEALPRSQAFIDEQGDLRHLLHGGDDYELCFTLPAEREEEMACLREHAATPVTRIGTVEETPGLRGVDAGGVVCALEPGGYDHFAEGS; this is translated from the coding sequence GTGATCGGCGGAGGCGAAGCGGCGCTCATCCAGCGCTATTTCCACGGTCTGACCGCGCAGCGCGACGGGGTCGAGCTGGGGGTCGGGGACGACGCGGCACTGCTCCAGACCGAGACGGGGCTGCTGGCTGCCTGTTGCGACACCTTGGTCGAGGACATCCACTTCCCTGGGGATATCCCACCGGAGGCGCTGGGTCACCGGGTCCTGGCGGTCAATCTCAGCGATCTGGCCGCCGTCGGTGCCCGACCGGCCTGGACCCTGCTCTCCCTGACCCTGCCAGAGAAAGACCCGCAGTGGTTGGAGCGGTTCAGCGCCGGATTCAAGGCGCTGGCCGACCGCTACGGCGTCGCCCTGGTCGGCGGAGACACCACCCAGGGTCCGCTGTCGGTCTCGGTCACCGCCCTCGGCCAGGTGGCCGGCGATCACGGCCTTCGGCGCGGTGGCGCGCGGCCCGGCGACGGCGTCTGGGTGACCGGTACCCTGGGGGATGCGGCCCTGGGGCTGGAGCTGTGGCAGGAGCGCGAGGAGGCGACCGCACTGGCCGGCGATCCGGCCTACCTGGCGGGCCGGCTGTTCCGCCCCGAGCCGCGGGTGGCGGCCGGTACCGCGCTGCTGGGGCGCGCGAGTGCTGCTATCGACGTCTCCGACGGGCTCGCCGCCGACCTGTCGCGGGTGCTCGATGAGAGCGGCGTCGGCGCCACCCTGGAGCTGGAGGCATTGCCCCGCTCCCAGGCGTTCATCGATGAGCAGGGCGACCTCCGCCACCTGCTCCACGGCGGCGACGACTACGAACTCTGCTTCACCCTGCCGGCGGAGCGGGAGGAGGAGATGGCCTGCCTGCGCGAGCACGCCGCCACGCCGGTGACGCGCATCGGCACCGTGGAGGAGACCCCCGGGCTGCGCGGGGTGGACGCCGGCGGCGTGGTCTGCGCCCTGGAGCCGGGTGGCTACGACCACTTCGCGGAGGGGTCGTGA
- the nusB gene encoding transcription antitermination factor NusB yields the protein MAASGEGKRRSRARSKLVQALYQYAVTGASAEDIERQFLAAGLGDIDVAYFRELIYGVTDRAAELDEQLSALLDRPLVQLDPVERSILRLGAFELSERLEVPYRVVIDESVELARRFGADQSHRYINGVLDRFGATVALRAAERGERKSRRGDRQ from the coding sequence ATGGCGGCTTCAGGGGAAGGCAAGCGCCGCTCGCGGGCCCGATCCAAGCTCGTCCAGGCGCTCTATCAGTACGCGGTCACCGGCGCGTCGGCGGAGGATATCGAGCGGCAGTTCCTCGCTGCCGGCCTCGGTGACATCGACGTGGCCTACTTCCGCGAGCTGATCTACGGGGTCACGGATCGGGCGGCCGAGCTCGATGAACAGCTCTCGGCGCTGCTCGATCGTCCCCTGGTGCAGCTCGATCCGGTGGAGCGCTCGATCCTGCGCCTGGGCGCCTTCGAGCTGTCCGAGCGCCTGGAGGTGCCCTACCGCGTCGTCATCGACGAATCGGTGGAGTTGGCGCGGCGCTTCGGCGCTGACCAGTCGCACCGCTACATCAACGGCGTGCTCGACCGCTTCGGTGCCACCGTGGCGCTGCGCGCCGCCGAGCGCGGCGAGCGAAAGTCCAGGCGGGGGGATCGGCAGTGA
- the ribBA gene encoding bifunctional 3,4-dihydroxy-2-butanone-4-phosphate synthase/GTP cyclohydrolase II, with protein MSETVQFNSIEEIIEDLRQGRMAVVLDDEDRENEGDLVMPASLIRPEDINFMARYGRGLICLTLTRERCEQLRLPLMVHNNDEKNTTNFTVSIEAAEGVTTGISAADRARTVQAAVAPGARPEDLVQPGHIFPLMAQPGGVLTRAGHTEAGCDLARLAGFAPAAVIVEILNEDGTMARRDDLMAFARTHGLKIGTVADLIAYRVRNERSVEHVGACELPTEYGTFRMHTYQDNVSGALHFALLAGQVDEETPALVRVHLENPLADLLGATGPRCGWPLRSALRQVAEAESGVVVVLRNADANDDILEHMRCYQGGGCSEEAGGVPLDLRTYGIGAQILTDLGVRRMRVLSAPRRMHALSGFGMEVVEYVTPEA; from the coding sequence ATGAGCGAGACGGTGCAGTTCAACAGTATCGAGGAGATCATCGAGGACCTGCGCCAGGGGCGCATGGCGGTCGTCCTCGATGACGAAGACCGGGAGAACGAAGGCGACCTGGTGATGCCGGCGAGCCTGATCCGCCCCGAGGACATCAACTTCATGGCCCGCTACGGCCGGGGGCTGATCTGCCTGACCCTCACCCGGGAGCGCTGTGAGCAGCTGCGCCTGCCGTTGATGGTCCATAACAACGACGAGAAAAACACCACGAACTTCACGGTTTCCATCGAGGCGGCGGAGGGGGTGACCACCGGCATCTCGGCCGCCGACCGGGCGCGCACCGTTCAGGCGGCGGTGGCCCCCGGCGCCCGCCCCGAGGATCTGGTCCAGCCCGGGCACATCTTCCCGCTGATGGCCCAGCCCGGCGGCGTGCTTACCCGCGCCGGGCACACCGAGGCCGGCTGCGACCTGGCCCGGCTGGCCGGTTTCGCCCCGGCGGCGGTGATCGTCGAGATCCTCAACGAGGACGGCACCATGGCCCGGCGCGACGACCTCATGGCGTTCGCTCGCACCCACGGGTTGAAGATCGGCACCGTGGCCGATCTCATCGCCTATCGGGTGCGCAACGAGCGCTCGGTGGAGCACGTCGGTGCCTGCGAGCTGCCCACCGAGTACGGCACGTTCCGTATGCACACTTACCAGGACAACGTCAGCGGTGCGCTGCACTTCGCCCTGCTCGCCGGCCAGGTGGACGAGGAAACCCCGGCCCTGGTGCGCGTGCATCTCGAGAACCCGCTGGCCGACCTGCTCGGCGCCACCGGGCCGCGCTGCGGCTGGCCGTTGCGCTCGGCGCTGCGCCAGGTGGCCGAGGCCGAATCGGGTGTGGTGGTGGTGCTGCGCAACGCCGATGCCAACGACGACATCCTCGAGCACATGCGCTGCTATCAGGGCGGTGGCTGCAGCGAGGAGGCCGGCGGCGTGCCGCTGGATCTGCGCACCTACGGCATCGGCGCGCAGATCCTCACCGACCTCGGGGTGCGCCGCATGCGCGTGCTCAGCGCCCCGCGGCGCATGCACGCCCTGTCCGGATTCGGCATGGAAGTGGTGGAGTACGTCACCCCCGAGGCTTGA
- a CDS encoding phosphatidylglycerophosphatase A family protein, translating to MSTPFRLRRPLHWLATGGGLGLAPRAPGTFGTLAALPLFALLYPAPLAVYLLATLAVVVGGIWICGRAADEVGVHDHPAIVWDEVGGYLVAALPLVTGFGVFSVWLDAALLFLLFRFFDAVKPGPIRWLDRHLHGGLGIMADDVAAGAAAAAVWYASVVLLTPLAG from the coding sequence GTGAGCACCCCGTTCCGGTTGCGTCGGCCGCTGCACTGGCTGGCCACCGGCGGGGGTCTCGGTCTGGCCCCGCGGGCGCCGGGGACGTTCGGTACGTTGGCGGCGCTGCCGCTGTTCGCGCTGCTCTATCCCGCGCCGTTGGCCGTCTACCTGCTGGCCACCCTGGCGGTGGTGGTCGGCGGTATCTGGATCTGCGGCCGGGCCGCCGACGAGGTCGGCGTCCACGATCACCCGGCCATCGTCTGGGACGAGGTCGGCGGTTACCTGGTCGCGGCGCTGCCGCTGGTGACCGGCTTCGGGGTCTTCTCCGTGTGGCTGGACGCCGCGCTGCTGTTCCTGCTCTTCCGCTTCTTCGACGCCGTTAAGCCCGGCCCCATCCGCTGGCTCGATCGGCATCTGCACGGCGGCCTGGGGATCATGGCCGACGACGTCGCGGCCGGGGCTGCAGCGGCGGCGGTGTGGTACGCCAGCGTCGTGCTGTTGACCCCGCTGGCCGGATGA